ttagaACCTTCTTGACCTTGCAGTGTGATTTCAGATTTGTATGTTTCAGGAGGGTGTGGCACCATGGTGTGTGGTGGCTGGTGTGGCAGCTGGGATGGGGAGCAGCACAATCTGCAGGAAAGGGAAGCCTCTCCTCGGGGTGCATCATCCTGCAAAACTAGCCAGAACACTCCTTTGTCCTCATGGGATCAAGATGTCCCCGCACCAGGTAAGGGGTTGTGACTGGGACATGGCATATTTCAGCCTCATTTTGTCTCCTTACCATTCAATACTAAGGTAAGTAGGTAATGTAATTTGATTTACATTATTCTTAcataaacatgttaatttatgtTCTCGTCCTAATTCAATGCTAGAATAGCTTCTTACTGTAGCTCTTACTTTACCTTAATGTGATGTTCTCATGCTAGTTTAACTTTAACCTGACCTCTTCCTGCTTGAATCTTCTGATAAGCTAAGTAGAAATTTACAAAATTTATCCTAATCTAGTTTAATTTCTTGCTAAGTCAGTCTTGTTTGGAACTCATGAGGATGTGCATCCAGTTGATGCTTTCATTTGACATACACATAGGTCCTGGTTGTTCTTAGCTCTATTAAGGCCTATTATGGGTGATGGAGAATCGTCTGTATCGTTCTCATGGTAGACTTAGTTGTGGGTATCTGTGCAGTGAGATGACTGATGGTTTTAAGAATTGCTAGCTTTGGTTCTGGGATATTGAGTTGTCTCAGACCAAGCAACTGTAAAGTTTAGAGTAGTGTAAGGTATCTAAGATAATGATGAGGAGTATCTAATGCTGTGTTGGCAATAATTCCAGAGCTGCCGTATCTGGTGGCAGCCTTGCTGGTGGGTCTTTGTGCGGGAGTGTGCTTTGTGAACTCCCTTTTTGGGGATTTTGTCTTTGATGACTCTGAGGCAATAGTCAACAACAATGACATTCGTGGAGAAACGCCGCTGTGCAACCTTTTCCACAATGACTTCTGGGGTACCCGCCTTACCCATCCCTCCAGCCACAAGTCCTACCGTCCCCTTACTGTTCTCTCCTTCAGGTGGGTGCTGAgactggaaaaaataaataaatagaaaaaagggatTATCAGTTTCGTATTGAATGGAACGAATAGTATCTCTAGAGATGTTTGAAACTTCATTTTGTTGAACTGTCTGACTACTTCTGTGTTTGGTTATGTTTTTCATGCAGACATTTGTTTTTTggttttcaaataaaaaaaaattccttatgTATCAACTATGCTTTTGTGTGGAAAAACAAAGATGATATAATGACTTAAGCTTTTATTTGATGCTATAGTCCTTCTACTGGACAAAGGCGTATTGGGTGGAGTCATTAAGATAAATCTTCTACGTACAGTGTTGTCAAATGTACTAGGTTAATTAAAGGATTAGCCTGAGATTCATGTATTCCTTTTAGATCTAGCCGAACCATACCACCCAACACAGTGTTTTATTTGAGTCTATTATAGGCCCTCTCTCTGTTTGCCTTTTCTTCTAGAAATAGTATATATGTTGTATATAAATTCTTTCTCTGGTCTGTGAAGCAGTGAAGCACGAGTTGTGAAGGATCCTTCAATCTTAGCAGACGGCTAGCCAGGTGAGGAATGAATGACCTTGTCACCTCTGACCAGCCTTCACTCTGACCTCTGACTTGAGCTGGCAATGTCTCACAAATCCGCTACAGAAACTCTGCCACATGTTCTGTTATTTATGTATAATAATTGCTTTTATTAAAAAGTTCAGTACATTTATATGCCACATGTTCTGTTATTTATGTATAATAATTGCTTTTATTAAAAAGTTCAGTACATTTATAACACTATAGAATCTTATTTGAATCTAAGAAAGTATTTTATGGTAGATGAAATGCATTAAGAATTAGTAAATAGTTGATGAATGAGAGTGAGTGATGTGTGTTGAGGCAGATTTGACATAGTGGTGGACAGGGGATGAACTCACTCAACATGCCTTCGTCCAGTAGAAAGACTAGAGTACACACAAATTACATttaatgaaaacatgtcataaaAGTATTAGCAATTGCATGCAAGTAATTTTTGTAAATTTATAATCATATGAAGCTGACACTCATAATTTCATGAAACATGATGTCATGACCATGTAACATCATATAACTAAACCTGATGCTTGTATCTTTATATTTTATAGAATCAACTACTCCTGGGGTGCCCTGGATCCTTTTAGTTATCATGCTGTCAATATTGTGCTGCACTGCCTTGTCAGCATCATGAGTCTGCGTGTCTTCTATGTGGTGTTTGGCAGCCAAGCACCGAGGGCTGCTGTGCTAGCAGCCATTCTGTTTGCCACACACCCAATCCACACAGAGGCAGTGAGTGAAGGCAGCAGGCAGGGAGGAGAAGCATGTCATTGTGCTGCATTGCTGCTTTTGATTATAGTTTTGTGGCTTGATATTTTTGAAATTACTGCTTATACCTTATTTTTCTTAGATGAATAGTTTCCTCACTTTGATGCTATACTTGAAAAGCATTGTGAACATTAAAAGGACAAAATAATGATTTAAAGGAGAAGACAGTGTAGGAAATTTCCTTCAGTAAGTGCATAAAATTAGGAAGGAAATGCTGGTAACTTGTTGACACTTGTTTGCAGTTATAGCATTACTGCAGGGCAGTCTGTGTGTCCAATTGTTGTGAGAAATTGAGTgcttttgatttttgttttgtccCCATGTAGTTTCTTTTGGTGCTCAACATTCATATTACATACTTGAGGTTAGTTCATTTACCTTGGCTGGGATATTAATGGTTGACATGATGGCTCTTCTGGTTGTACAAGTGTGATATGCTTCAGGTTTCAGGAATTGTGGGAAGAGCAGACCTGTTGTGTGccctgtttgtgtttgttgccTTCCTGAGTTATGTGAGGGCTGTTAAACAGGCATCCGAAGAGGCTGCCAACAGAAAGCAGTCTTGTTGCTGGTATGACTTTGCcttctttctacattttttatCCATCTGTCTAGCACAAGGGACTTTAGATGCAGGCTGTAGTCCTTGTGTGCCTTATCCAGTTAGGTAGCAAAACAATTCAGACACTCCATGCCGTTTTTTGAGGAAATCAAATGTAAATTTGTATTCTTACTGATCTGTCCCTTATCCATTTCCCGACCTCTCCCcgcaaaaaagaaatattgtatGTTTGTCGGTTTATaattacagtggtaccttgagatatcaGCTGCCTGAGATAtaagttttttgagatacaagctacgatttggtaattttttatcttgagatacaggcaacccccgcttaacgaaatttcgctacaatgaacatttccttttactaccatctgctcgtttaacgaacaccaaactcgctttaacaaaattttttccaggtaattttttccaagtttgaaagccccccctgtatcacgcaagccgacaggcttttgaatacaccagcgcctctcgtggacaagaCGTGCActactcactccccctagttcaaaacaataacagcatcagcaacagctcgtcttcccttgctcaacatgccaccaaaatgccctgcaatgtcgcctggcattgctaagaagaccaggaagtctcttactcttaaagtgaagctggattttattcacagacacgagagaggcgagaaaactaatagcattgcttgccaccgtGGCTTGActtcatctactgtctctactactttcaagtcagcagactctattaagaaggctggtgagaccgtatcttccttgcaagctaaaagaaccacctgaaccaTGACTCtgcaatagataaaatggaaagccttgtggaaatgtgatacataagttttgtatgcagtacaatgatgcaccctttgtttacattccacaggttgccagctagtgtctttcctgctccactctccctcccttcataaatttaagattatcaacattataaagttacttacatacatacatttgtgtacattataatgacttagtcttaaattaaactgcttaaatgtttaacttgatcatttttactttcattaaaccttttactgtactatgatgcactctagctttgtttactctcagtggaagttcacgtcaggggttaaacttgttttaattggttcgcttaatgaaaattcgcttaactaatgtttttttaggaacataacccgttCGTTACGCGGGGGTTGCCTATACtagcaaaattttgagatacgagttaTGTTTGGGGATGTTGCTGATATTCAACGGCTTGGTGCATTGGTTCAGCCTCAGCTAAGCTAGTATCTACATGTTTCTTGTGGAGCTCGTGCACtgttattgttctttcatcattttcacactatttgcttacttttttcttttgtctaaagaaagtgcagtttttaatttatgtttgaATTTATGTTTGAATGATGcctgcatccctccctccctccctccctccctccctccttccttcctcctcctcctcctttgccattTGCCACCATTTGCTGAAAATGTCTATCTCCAAgttaagaacactaaataaacttttgctgttattttatgAATGttcatgcattgataaagtatgcatgtgtacataactgaaaaggcaaaaaaactTTCTCCCATCTCCACCTACCTCCTCCACTAACGCTAATCATGGAAGGGGGTGAACAATGTAAACAGACCTCTACAGCTGTGGCAGTGTggcatttattctctctctctctctctctctctctctctctctctctctctctctctctctctctctctctctctctctctctctctgttacttaaAACTTCctttattcaatgaataatgtgATTATTAGAGCATCCAGTCTTCTATGGATGGCTACATATGTACACTCTAGCTGATCGACAGTCCTAAGTGGGGGTTGGGAATGCAGTAACGTCCTGTGGAATATACCCTGtgagataaatatactttataatagtagtttatctatttatattatttttttatgctttattATGTTTCTGCACAATAATCATCATTTATGaatacctttttcttacttGATAACATGTAAAAGAAATAGGGGTGCTCTTTTTGGGGAGGCTTGAATGGATTCATGGCATATCaatgggaattttttttttgagatacgagctttTGTAGCTATGAGCTCTGTCACATGATGAATTAAACTTGTATCTCAAGGTATCACTGTATTTCTCACCACACCAGGCAAAAGTAGTAGAattactttcattcatttctgttACCTGATTAGTAGTCAAAATGTTATTGGTATATCTATGAAAATAATCAGTAATGGAGTCTTTGTTGGTGAGATGAAGAAATGTTGCTGGTGCCATGATTGAAGTAATTTAACTGTGActaagtttttttgttttcattccttgAATTCTACAGATATACACAGGGAAGGAGCAActttagaataaaataaaaaaagttcatCTATGGTATGCATGTTTTTCCTTACTTGTTTATAGATGCACCTAGATAATGATTTTTGTGCTTGGTATGAGGTCAGTTTGTAATCTGTCAATTTGTTGTTCTCATCCTCAGGGCTAAAAGGTGTGGCCAAAGCAATGTGTACCTGGTGCTGacagctgctgccactgccattgCCATGCTCTGTAAGGAAGTTGGCATCACTGCACTGGTGGGTATTTGCCTACTTACGTTTTGCCTTGTTGTAGTCTGCAAGTCCTTATAATAAACTGATACTACAAGgcaaagaaatagacaaagatAGATTAATTGAGAAATGGGAAGCAGGATTTTGGGAGATAACTACCACAGTGTCCCATCATAGTGGTGTCTCTTCAAGTCTTGCTTCACATCCATACCTGACATAAGAACTCTAGACTTGGGAGGTGTGACCTATATTATGTAGCTGAGGGTCAAATGTGGCTGTGTTTGTTCAGGGTGTGTGCAGTGCATATGACATCATCCTAGCGCATGGGGGAGTGATAGGACGCACTGTCATCCTCCTGGTTCTTGGCCATAGCACCAGAGCAGTCTCATCATGGAGGAGCATTCCAGGTAATGTGaacaactctgtgtgtgtgtgtgtgtgtgtgtgtgtgtgtgtgtgtgtgtgtgtgtgttatggattTACTCATATATGAAGATTAGTTTCCATGAATTACTAAGATATTTGAGACACTAACAAAAgctaatgaaaatatgataaatagatgaatatgcAAGTTAATTCAGGTGGCTTAACCATTAACTTATGCAACATTTGACATCACTGGATGAGATTGGAGGTGAGAGCTGGAATCAGACAGTAAATCTTCCTTATACGGTATTTTggtatccggtaaattcacagttacggtgtttggtaattactaccctcgattctatttaTGGTAAGacaaattcacagatacggtatccgctcgtgttttgtttacatcgtactgtaacaccaccacactgcgcggccaccacaacaaccagtCTTTTCCCATGTTTctcactgaacacaagtgaaatccttacggcttgtttttttttgtggatattatgacTAAGgactgaaatccctactgtcccttggCCTcggggagggacatcatctgatagaatacgtggcgagtgaaaggtaaataaaaacattttctgtttatatcTTTTGTGCagcactttacatttttttttatgactattttcctgtattttcctgTCTGTAGAGGTGACTTTCGACGTGCTGGAACatattccctattattacatgttataatgggttcggtatacggtaattttgatttgcggtaaggttttcaggaacgcatatgtgccgtataacgaggacttactatgAAATCTGATTCAGATGTTATCTTTACCATTGGATGCAAGCTTTAACAGTATAATGATGTATCAAAAAAATTACCCATTTCGTGTTGCATTTGGTTACATGTTTGCCACAGATGGTGTAGTACGTCGTATGGTGTGGCGCCatgtggtgctgatggtgacgGGTGTGGGCCTGCTGGTTGCACGCTGGATAGTCATGGGCTCCACTGTGCCCAGATTCATGAAGGTGGACAACCCTGCCTCCTTCCTGGATAGTGTGGTGTTCAGGGTGAGTTTGTTGCACTTCCTTTCCTCGCTGCACATTCTGGGCTAGCATGCCAAGGTTATTTGTGTTGATATATTTGATAATTTGCCAAATATGAATTTACTGTAATTTGCAGTGAATAGGAATCACATATTTTGGATGAAGGATTTATTAATTTACAGTTGGTCTGGCTTTGAAAAGATTACTTCCCTAAAAGTCTGAGGTGTCTTATGAAGTGTGTTTTAAAGCTTTGCATCTTGAGCTTGCATGTTGCATTAAGTGcatagcttttatttttttttcacataaggGTTCACCAATATTTTGTGATAGATCACTGGCAAATGTGCTGTTCAACAGCCCGTGTAACATGGTTCCTATGAAAATTTGCAGGTTTATGAGAATTTAGGATTCATCTGTAATAATGAAGCACAAAGAACAGTAGTTCAGCTTTGTCTGTacaaaaggaaatattttgtgGTGTGCAGTCCTCTCTGCCTTCACTTTTGCTTGACTTTGTGTGACATCACCCACTGACCTTATGTACTAAGTCAGTCTTTCTTTTATGATCATATGTATGTCTGATCTTATTATGTGATGAGTTTGTCTGCTGAATTCTATATCTTGGAGGCCATCTCTTTGTGCATCATATTTATTATGTGTAAAGAGAAAGAGCTTCATGACTGGCTCAGCTCTGATGCCATGAGCACATTTGGGAAATTGCTTGAGGAAACATTTCCATAATATTGAAAGTAGAGTGTTTATGACAACATTGCATACACAATAATTATTTTTAATCTACTCATCACATTTGTCTCTGCAATAAGATGATGTGAATGGACTCCAAATATAACTTGAATAAGTTTATAAATATAAATGGTTGGAACCATGTCTTCCTGGCATTTTTTTGACTAGTTCTAAATTAGAGTAACCCTTGTGCATAACTAGGTTGATTAAGATTAAGTATatttgaaaaaacaaacaaacaaatatgcaTTCTTCCCTCTGAATGTACTGAGCCTCATTTATATTCTGTGCAAAGCTTGACTGATCAGTGCCCATACAATGCATATATCTATTGTTCCAAAGCATTGGTGAATAGATTTGATTCCTTTCACCAGAATGTACTGAATCCTGTCTCCATCCCCCACAGAGCTTGAATTATCAGTACACCTACAGTATGAATGCTCTGCTGCTGATCCTCCCAATCTGGCTGTGCTTTGACTGGTCAATGGGCTGTGTGCCAGTCATTGTAAACTTCAGTGATCCAAGACTGCTGACTCTTCCAGTTCTCTGGGTTTCATTTATAATGTTGCTGAGGCGAGGAATGGCTCAGGGCAGAGGAAGTCAGACATCTAGGTAGGGACTGTCAGTAGCTGTACATGTTGTTGGCTATTTGATACTACATGAATTTACAGTTATATCATAGTGCCTTGCTAGCTATAGCTTGGGCAGAGAGACAAATTGTGTTTAGTTTTTGTAGGAATTATAAATTGTGTTTTCTAATGTTATAAATCAATGTAAAGGTAGATTAGTTGCTGTGGGTCATCAGAATGGAAGGATATTAAGATCTTGTATAGGCTGAGTAGTTCCCTTGACAGTTTGATGAGTGCttaatgtgtgtttgtctttcttttagaAACTCAAGATAGCTATAATGCTCCTGTCTATGATAATACCATAGGCTTGAGGAAGAGTGATGCACTGCTCATATTGCTTTGGTCGAAAAATGCTTTAGCACCATTTTAAAGGTGTATGGTGATGAGTGTTGAAAGATATCTAAGATATATATACAATCATCCAAATCTAAACATAATATTTAATTATGAAACACTATGCTTGCATTTTCCAATAAATATGCCTTCAGATTTGTGTTGATGGGATTGGCCATGGGCATCGTACCATTTCTGCCTGCCACAAACCTGTTCTTCCGGGTGGGATTTGTCATAGCAGAGCGTGTGCTGTATCTGCCAGTGGTCGGCATATGCATCCTGGTGGTGACTGGCATGAGAGAGCTGTGTCTGGCAGGCCACCTTGGCAGGGTAAGGCTGTGGCTACTCTGTTGTGTATAGATTCATTTTATGTTTATTGCAACAGTTTGTGTGAAGGATAAGGATAACTTTCATGAGGAtaattaattatctttttttaaatatttagtTGTTTAGGATTTGATTATTTTATGAAAAGGAAcattcctttattgtttttatttatttattcatttaattttttatgcaagaggagagactggccaagggcaacaaaaaatggaaaaaaatagaaaggccCATTGGATTACCAGTTCCCTTAGAGTTATTGAGA
The window above is part of the Portunus trituberculatus isolate SZX2019 chromosome 38, ASM1759143v1, whole genome shotgun sequence genome. Proteins encoded here:
- the LOC123515143 gene encoding protein O-mannosyl-transferase TMTC4-like isoform X4 — translated: MQVNHGVFTLSCFSTGGCGTMVCGGWCGSWDGEQHNLQEREASPRGASSCKTSQNTPLSSWDQDVPAPELPYLVAALLVGLCAGVCFVNSLFGDFVFDDSEAIVNNNDIRGETPLCNLFHNDFWGTRLTHPSSHKSYRPLTVLSFRINYSWGALDPFSYHAVNIVLHCLVSIMSLRVFYVVFGSQAPRAAVLAAILFATHPIHTEAVSGIVGRADLLCALFVFVAFLSYVRAVKQASEEAANRKQSCCWAKRCGQSNVYLVLTAAATAIAMLCKEVGITALGVCSAYDIILAHGGVIGRTVILLVLGHSTRAVSSWRSIPDGVVRRMVWRHVVLMVTGVGLLVARWIVMGSTVPRFMKVDNPASFLDSVVFRICVDGIGHGHRTISACHKPVLPGGICHSRACAVSASGRHMHPGGDWHERAVSGRPPWQVRQACLLQRVIQAGYLVLVVVFILRCQQRSREWLTEKQLFNSGLDVCPLNAKVHYNIGKVAADAGDVMEAVRRYREALRLNPDYDQAMNNLANILKDQGHLDEALHLLQQATTLRPDFAAAWMNLGIVQASLGDHGSAENSYLTALSHRSVYPDCLYNLGNLYLEKGDHQAALATWTNATTLKPSLAVAWTNMLILLDSQGLYQPAIDIADQALKHLPNEPALHFNLANTLGKLNRYQESESHFLLATTLDPSNANYWANLGVLYHRWRKYEQAQQSYVHALRLNPTLRSAQDNLSMLLKATGKITR
- the LOC123515143 gene encoding protein O-mannosyl-transferase TMTC4-like isoform X2, with translation MQVNHGVFTLSCFSTGGCGTMVCGGWCGSWDGEQHNLQEREASPRGASSCKTSQNTPLSSWDQDVPAPELPYLVAALLVGLCAGVCFVNSLFGDFVFDDSEAIVNNNDIRGETPLCNLFHNDFWGTRLTHPSSHKSYRPLTVLSFRINYSWGALDPFSYHAVNIVLHCLVSIMSLRVFYVVFGSQAPRAAVLAAILFATHPIHTEAVSGIVGRADLLCALFVFVAFLSYVRAVKQASEEAANRKQSCCWAKRCGQSNVYLVLTAAATAIAMLCKEVGITALGVCSAYDIILAHGGVIGRTVILLVLGHSTRAVSSWRSIPDGVVRRMVWRHVVLMVTGVGLLVARWIVMGSTVPRFMKVDNPASFLDSVVFRSLNYQYTYSMNALLLILPIWLCFDWSMGCVPVIVNFSDPRLLTLPVLWVSFIMLLRRGMAQGRGSQTSRFVLMGLAMGIVPFLPATNLFFRVGFVIAERVLYLPVVGICILVVTGMRELCLAGHLGRRVIQAGYLVLVVVFILRCQQRSREWLTEKQLFNSGLDVCPLNAKVHYNIGKVAADAGDVMEAVRRYREALRLNPDYDQAMNNLANILKDQGHLDEALHLLQQATTLRPDFAAAWMNLGIVQASLGDHGSAENSYLTALSHRSVYPDCLYNLGNLYLEKGDHQAALATWTNATTLKPSLAVAWTNMLILLDSQGLYQPAIDIADQALKHLPNEPALHFNLANTLGKLNRYQESESHFLLATTLDPSNANYWANLGVLYHRWRKYEQAQQSYVHALRLNPTLRSAQDNLSMLLKATGKITR
- the LOC123515143 gene encoding protein O-mannosyl-transferase TMTC4-like isoform X3 encodes the protein MVCGGWCGSWDGEQHNLQEREASPRGASSCKTSQNTPLSSWDQDVPAPELPYLVAALLVGLCAGVCFVNSLFGDFVFDDSEAIVNNNDIRGETPLCNLFHNDFWGTRLTHPSSHKSYRPLTVLSFRINYSWGALDPFSYHAVNIVLHCLVSIMSLRVFYVVFGSQAPRAAVLAAILFATHPIHTEAVSGIVGRADLLCALFVFVAFLSYVRAVKQASEEAANRKQSCCWAKRCGQSNVYLVLTAAATAIAMLCKEVGITALGVCSAYDIILAHGGVIGRTVILLVLGHSTRAVSSWRSIPDGVVRRMVWRHVVLMVTGVGLLVARWIVMGSTVPRFMKVDNPASFLDSVVFRSLNYQYTYSMNALLLILPIWLCFDWSMGCVPVIVNFSDPRLLTLPVLWVSFIMLLRRGMAQGRGSQTSRFVLMGLAMGIVPFLPATNLFFRVGFVIAERVLYLPVVGICILVVTGMRELCLAGHLGRRVIQAGYLVLVVVFILRCQQRSREWLTEKQLFNSGLDVCPLNAKVHYNIGKVAADAGDVMEAVRRYREALRLNPDYDQAMNNLANILKDQGHLDEALHLLQQATTLRPDFAAAWMNLGIVQASLGDHGSAENSYLTALSHRSVYPDCLYNLGNLYLEKGDHQAALATWTNATTLKPSLAVAWTNMLILLDSQGLYQPAIDIADQALKHLPNEPALHFNLANTLGKLNRYQESESHFLLATTLDPSNANYWANLGVLYHRWRKYEQAQQSYVHALRLNPTLRSAQDNLSMLLKATGKITR